In Ruminiclostridium papyrosolvens DSM 2782, the following proteins share a genomic window:
- a CDS encoding inositol monophosphatase family protein has translation MSNILETAINDAVEMVREAGELLLQSMDDKKVITKNGTANFVTEIDLKVQEILFGKLINLLPDSNIIAEETADNNFALGKYTWILDPVDGTTNLMYGYKCSAIALGLVVEGVPYAGIVYNPFLNEMYTAKKGQGAFINGNPIGVTSNESLSSSLLAFGTSPYDRGKADETFRITKNVFGKCRDIRRSGSAALDICNVAAGRTDGYFEMELQPWDYAGASIILKEAGGRITDWQGKDLTYILKSPAIATNGLIHEELIEAMK, from the coding sequence GTGAGTAATATATTAGAAACTGCAATAAACGATGCAGTAGAAATGGTTCGGGAAGCAGGAGAACTTTTGCTGCAAAGTATGGATGACAAGAAAGTCATCACAAAGAATGGTACTGCTAATTTTGTAACAGAAATAGATTTGAAGGTTCAGGAGATATTATTCGGTAAGTTAATTAATTTACTTCCTGATAGTAATATAATTGCTGAGGAAACGGCAGATAATAATTTTGCCTTGGGAAAATATACATGGATACTTGACCCTGTTGACGGAACTACTAACCTGATGTACGGGTACAAATGTTCTGCCATAGCCCTTGGATTGGTGGTAGAGGGTGTTCCTTATGCAGGAATAGTATACAATCCCTTTTTAAACGAAATGTATACTGCAAAAAAGGGTCAGGGAGCATTCATAAATGGTAATCCAATCGGGGTAACTTCAAACGAGAGTTTATCTAGCAGCCTTTTGGCTTTCGGTACTTCACCCTACGACAGAGGGAAGGCCGATGAGACCTTCAGAATAACCAAGAATGTCTTTGGAAAATGCAGAGATATAAGAAGAAGCGGTTCAGCTGCTCTTGACATATGTAATGTAGCTGCCGGACGAACTGACGGGTATTTTGAAATGGAATTACAGCCTTGGGATTATGCAGGAGCATCCATAATTCTGAAAGAGGCAGGCGGCAGAATAACCGATTGGCAAGGCAAGGATTTAACCTACATTTTAAAAAGCCCCGCAATTGCTACAAATGGGCTTATACATGAGGAATTAATAGAAGCAATGAAATAG
- a CDS encoding AMP-dependent synthetase/ligase, translating to MNSKPLYEVRKISNLKDMIEQSAKLYGSKPAFLVKQKGNSAYIPKTFKEYKNDIDAIGTALVSLGLKGKKIALIGENRYEWATTYLGVCNGTGIIVPLDKELPQNEIENCLLRSHADAIIFSGSVSKNISSILKNITTCKYYINMDIAEDSDGQMSYDRLLKKGYDLIKSGNREFLDAVIDNEIMNMLLFTSGTTDKSKAVMLSHRNIAENLMAMCSMLYIDEKDVFLSVLPAHHTYECTCGFLCQMYRGCTIAFCEGLRHIVKNLSESKCTMMNGVPLVFESIYKQLMHQVSKKPGGAKKLKFGIKLCNALDKLGIDARKKLFAEIHQALGGHLRLFISGAAAIDPEVAKGFRNIGIKLVQGYGLTECAPIVGLNRDCWFKDDAAGLPLPGLKVVIHNPNAEGVGEIKVSGPSVMMGYYENKEATDEVIRDGWFYTGDMGYLDSDGFIHITGRMKNVIITKNGKNVYPEEIETLLNRSDYIKESLVFGKNDNGDVVVWAQIVPDREKIEEDFKNAILGTGDVQAVINQEVKRINKELVTYKYVKEFTLRDTEFEKTTTKKIKRYQELNKGE from the coding sequence TTGATGCAATTGGAACAGCACTTGTCAGTCTCGGACTGAAAGGCAAAAAGATTGCTTTGATTGGCGAAAACAGGTACGAATGGGCTACGACTTATTTAGGTGTGTGTAACGGAACAGGCATTATTGTGCCTTTGGATAAGGAGCTACCCCAAAACGAGATTGAAAACTGTCTTCTAAGAAGTCATGCTGATGCTATAATTTTTTCAGGTTCAGTGTCAAAAAATATTTCCAGTATTCTTAAAAATATTACTACCTGTAAATATTATATAAACATGGACATTGCTGAGGATTCGGACGGTCAGATGTCCTACGACAGGTTGCTTAAAAAAGGATATGACCTTATAAAAAGCGGAAACAGAGAGTTTTTGGATGCAGTTATAGACAATGAGATAATGAACATGTTATTGTTCACATCAGGTACCACTGACAAGTCAAAGGCGGTTATGCTGTCTCACAGGAATATTGCAGAAAATCTGATGGCTATGTGTTCTATGCTTTATATAGATGAAAAGGATGTTTTTCTTTCTGTTTTGCCTGCACATCATACATACGAATGCACCTGCGGCTTCCTGTGTCAGATGTACAGAGGGTGTACGATTGCGTTTTGTGAAGGGCTCCGTCATATTGTCAAAAATCTCAGCGAATCAAAGTGTACCATGATGAATGGTGTACCGTTAGTTTTTGAATCAATATACAAACAATTAATGCATCAGGTTTCCAAAAAGCCGGGAGGAGCAAAAAAATTAAAGTTTGGAATAAAGCTGTGTAATGCTCTGGATAAACTGGGAATTGATGCAAGGAAGAAGCTTTTTGCGGAAATTCATCAGGCCTTAGGAGGACATTTGAGACTGTTTATCAGCGGTGCTGCTGCTATTGACCCGGAAGTAGCAAAGGGTTTCAGAAATATTGGTATAAAGCTTGTTCAGGGTTATGGCCTTACAGAGTGTGCTCCTATTGTAGGATTAAACAGGGATTGCTGGTTTAAGGATGATGCTGCAGGCTTACCTTTGCCCGGGCTGAAGGTGGTAATACATAATCCCAATGCCGAGGGAGTAGGAGAGATAAAGGTGTCTGGGCCAAGCGTAATGATGGGCTATTACGAAAACAAAGAGGCCACGGATGAAGTAATCAGAGACGGCTGGTTTTATACGGGAGATATGGGATATCTGGATTCAGACGGATTTATCCATATTACAGGCAGAATGAAAAATGTAATCATTACAAAGAACGGTAAAAACGTTTATCCGGAAGAAATTGAAACCCTTCTTAACAGAAGTGACTATATAAAGGAATCTTTGGTATTTGGAAAAAATGATAATGGTGATGTAGTTGTTTGGGCCCAGATTGTGCCTGACAGAGAGAAGATTGAAGAAGATTTTAAAAATGCTATTCTTGGCACCGGCGATGTGCAAGCTGTTATAAACCAAGAGGTTAAAAGGATTAACAAGGAACTGGTAACATATAAATACGTAAAAGAGTTTACTCTCAGAGATACTGAGTTTGAGAAAACTACAACTAAAAAAATAAAGAGGTATCAGGAGCTGAATAAAGGTGAGTAA